A portion of the Phaeodactylum tricornutum CCAP 1055/1 chromosome 7, whole genome shotgun sequence genome contains these proteins:
- a CDS encoding predicted protein, which yields MNWRAASSASLRNAKQELVRLLFGARYTRVGRYEHRRLDYAVYCYTDLRTAFLQRAQVLHPDKLQCSHKHARGREASKKEFVALMEAWNRYDEIAKTVKGVGSSETSANFTMFGVGCSFSDNDDERLLREKIMDQACRGWFSSGPLGVGGCETDQTARKDLRVEHTISFITDDDFVEEVKENAFRENSVKPSSIRSMKHLVGKFYPGAINSK from the coding sequence ATGAATTGGCGAGCAGCATCATCGGCCTCCTTGCGAAATGCCAAACAAGAACTCGTGCGACTGCTGTTCGGAGCGAGGTACACGCGGGTAGGCCGGTACGAACATCGTAGGCTCGACTATGCCGTATATTGCTATACAGACTTGCGAACCGCATTCTTGCAGCGCGCACAGGTGCTGCATCCCGACAAATTACAGTGCTCCCACAAACATGCTCGGGGGCGCGAGGCATCAAAAAAAGAGTTTGTTGCTCTCATGGAAGCTTGGAATCGATACGACGAGATCGCTAAAACGGTGAAAGGCGTAGGAAGCTCAGAAACATCCGCGAACTTCACCATGTTTGGTGTGGGATGCTCATTTTCTGACAATGACGATGAGCGATTATTACGTGAGAAAATTATGGACCAAGCCTGTCGAGGGTGGTTTTCGTCGGGCCCCTTGGGAGTCGGCGGATGCGAAACGGACCAAACGGCCCGGAAAGATTTACGTGTAGAGCACACCATCTCCTTTATTACTGATGATGACTTTGTCGAGGAGGTAAAGGAAAATGCGTTCCGAGAAAATTCAGTGAAGCCCTCCTCCATCCGATCAATGAAGCACCTAGTAGGGAAATTTTATCCTGGTGCTATCAATTCAAAGTAA
- a CDS encoding predicted protein: MCYLNTAVKGKGFRNIAIPKRICRQMLCSLPSHFGLKGHAVNESECVAKLNQTFTKRGFSSYSSEELLASYASLDHKRYRRTGFPEAVFAEGKTASQVALILDDMARSVNDSLEDGEIGALVGTTILATSRVSRDMYNELEEIQLHHGTMQYFDVARIVSVQASGMLDETTSKWKTSKRPRVVVATAGTTDLPVSEEAAVTLEAAGCEVDRIYDAGVAGLHRIVRAIPRLTHPDVSCVIVCAGMDGALPSVVGGLVSVPVVAVPTSVGYGASFGGISAMLTMLNSCSPGVGVVNIDNGFGAAALAYKCLRKQV; encoded by the exons ATGTGCTATCTCAACACAGCTGtaaaaggaaaaggcttccGGAATATCGCCATCCCCAAGCGCATTTGTCGCCAGATGCTTTGTTCACTGCCGTCGCATTTTGGCCTAAAGGGACATGCCGTAAATGAGTCTGAATGTGTTGCGAAACTAAATCAAACTTTTACAAAGCGAGGATTTTCCTCGTATTCGTCAGAAGAGCTGCTTGCATCGTATGCTAGTCTAGATCACAAAAGGTATAGACGTACCGGGTTTCCAGAGGCTGTTTTTGCGGAGGGTAAGACTGCGTCACAGGTTGCCTTAATTCTGGACGACATGGCTCGAAGTGTCAACGACTCTCTTGAGGATGGAGAAATCGGTGCACTTGTTGGAACAACCATTCTAGCGACCAG TAGGGTTTCTCGTGATATGTACaatgaattggaagaaattcaaCTACATCATGGGACAATGCAATATTTTGACGTTGCAAGAATCGTGTCAGTACAGGCATCTGGGATGCTGGATGAAACTACAAGTAAATGGAAGACTTCAAAGCGACCGCGTGTCGTCGTGGCCACGGCAGGCACGACGGATTTGCCTGTATCAGAAGAAGCAGCAGTTACACTGGAAGCAGCTGGCTGCGAAGTAGATCGCATCTACGATGCCGGAGTTGCTGGATTACATCGAATCGTGCGAGCGATTCCTCGCTTGACACATCCCGATGTGTCTTGCGTAATCGTATGTGCTGGAATGGACGGAGCACTACCTAGCGTAGTTGGAGGGCTGGTTAGCGTTCCGGTGGTCGCCGTGCCGACAAGCGTTGGCTATGGGGCGTCGTTCGGAGGCATCAGTGCAATGCTCACTATGCTAAATAGTTGCAGTCCAGGAGTTGGTGTCGTCAAtattgacaatggctttggcGCCGCGGCTCTAGCTTACAAGTGCCTTAGAAAGCAAGTCTAG
- a CDS encoding predicted protein, with amino-acid sequence MTQGGIKYAILKPSKEKGVPLKGDIVAIEYTGYLIDGTIFDASHAEGKKNALMFEVGGNAVVDGINEMVMNMGVGEKVQAIIPADKAFGDKGLCLENGECLIKPKSTLVYDVFL; translated from the coding sequence ATGACGCAAGGCGGTATCAAATATGCCATCCTCAAACCCAGTAAGGAAAAGGGAGTTCCACTCAAGGGAGACATTGTGGCTATTGAATACACAGGCTATTTGATCGATGGGACTATCTTTGATGCCTCTCATGCTGAGGGCAAGAAAAATGCACTCATGTTTGAGGTGGGAGGAAACGCTGTCGTCGATGGAATTAACGAAATGGTCATGAATATGGGAGTTGGAGAGAAAGTCCAGGCTATTATTCCGGCGGACAAGGCTTTCGGAGACAAGGGACTCTGTCTCGAGAACGGTGAATGCCTCATTAAACCTAAGTCGACGCTTGTTTACGACGTCTTCTTA
- a CDS encoding predicted protein, whose amino-acid sequence MKYFLFGARLGRTSSFLAKSEIYESLPLTFGTLVGKPFRCNMSKIDDTTQERFTPYCASIRRNPEKSVGEQLVLPKCKMPTRAEIEPVELFVASAVQQQYESGDGTNPTENYSALIDPFLVRKDLAMIHRILLALRTSGHGATLNRLASSARHARLIHHIIRLNPFRLPCPAESQSSMDDYVDYDIADAQLHLMMALVSANSVFMIPILTSLWSMLSFESVDAPFEQTQRLHAAMATIVRLCPKAKKVVRYVPAMEAQVLEFLIEKSLEMDVEIKIDEGGEAEIDTDYSVFQLDMDSDAHSLRRRQLNEVNVQESIVNDMAEKLDSLMFLLLEYVEQSCAGNADLIREKYRILAQFFESSIIITHKSKFVQFLIVHVCGLENKALESASCQNDQSPAILYRKFASSLIHVIVDPYRATVTRQAAACYLASFVSRASFVCEETCCESVCALLRWGEAYMQSLDSLSVHAADAREQCNFHSLFYTISQAAFYIMCFRGVEAIEFYRKSTKPSSDGFAQPEHLDISPERWTSLCSHPLQPLRYCLESVRNEFLELSKFCHLINAIVYCQLAQDENNVVKRNKRQVTPIATPATLEKERLSGGVGGLGKGTNPLDSFFPFDPYLLRKSHVFVDPFYNHWNGSITERFMKDEDSVLNPSDEQHVDDDESDNKKGSIADGVSHDDFDNEIVTKSFQPMSLGSEFGPASASSRSTVSTESSSNGSEHGKR is encoded by the exons ATGAAATATTTCCTATTCGGGGCTCGTCTAGGCCGCACTTCCTCTTTTCTggccaaatccgagatttATGAAT CGTTGCCTTTAACATTTGGCACCTTAGTTGGCAAACCGTTCCGCTGCAACATGTCCAAAATAGATGATACAACCCAAGAGCGGTTTACCCCATACTGTGCATCGATAAGGAGGAATCCTGAAAAATCCGTTGGGGAGCAGCTTGTTCTGCCAAAATGCAAGATGCCTACTCGTGCCGAAATCGAACCGGTCGAGTTGTTTGTGGCCAGTGCAGTGCAACAACAGTACGAATCTGGGGATGGTACCAATCCAACTGAGAACTACAGCGCATTAATTGATCCTTTTCTAGTAAGAAAAGATCTCGCTATGATCCACCGCATTCTTTTGGCTCTGCGTACTTCGGGGCATGGCGCAACATTGAATCGTCTAGCTTCTTCGGCGCGGCATGCCCGACTTATTCACCATATTATTCGATTGAATCCCTTTCGACTACCGTGTCCCGCAGAATCGCAATCTTCAATGGACGACTATGTGGACTATGATATCGCTGATGCGCAACTGCATCTTATGATGGCTTTGGTGTCGGCAAACTCAGTTTTTATGATACCCATCCTTACCTCGCTTTGGTCAATGTTATCGTTTGAAAGTGTTGACGCACCCTTCGAACA AACGCAACGGCTTCATGCTGCAATGGCCACAATTGTTCGACTTTGCCCAAAGGCAAAAA AGGTGGTTAGATATGTCCCCGCCATGGAAGCACAGGTTCTCGAGTTTTTGATTGAGAAAAGTTTAGAAATGGACGTCGAGATAAAAATTGACGAAGGTGGGGAAGCTGAAATCGACACGGACTACAGTGTTTTTCAATTGGACATGGACTCCGATGCACATTCATTGCGACGGAGGCAGCTAAATGAAGTGAATGTACAGGAAAGTATCGTGAATGATATGGCCGAAAAGCTCGACTCCTTgatgtttcttttgcttgaGTATGTCGAGCAAAGCTGTGCTGGCAATGCAGATCTCATTCGTGAGAAATATCGCATTCTTGCCCAATTTTTTGAATCCTCCATTATCATTACGCACAAGTCTAAGTTTGTACAGTTTTTGATAGTGCACGTTTGTGGCCTGGAAAACAAGGCGCTGGAATCAGCATCTTGCCAAAACGACCAGTCCCCAGCGATACTCTATCGAAAGTTTGCGAGCAGTCTTATTCATGTGATTGTAGATCCCTACCGTGCGACGGTTACTCGACAAGCAGCTGCTTGTTATTTGGCGTCGTTTGTCAGTCGAGCTTCGTTTGTTTGCGAAGAAACTTGCTGTGAATCGGTCTGTGCTCTTTTGCGATGGGGTGAAGCATATATGCAGTCATTGGACTCGCTTTCGGTTCACGCAGCTGATGCACGAGAGCAATGCAATTTTCACTCATTGTTTTACACGATTAGTCAAGCAGCATTTTACATCATGTGTTTTCGAGGGGTGGAAGCTATTGAGTTTTATCGAAAATCTACGAAACCATCGAGCGATGGTTTTGCCCAACCAGAGCATCTCGATATTTCACCTGAGCGATGGACGAGTCTCTGCTCGCATCCACTACAGCCCCTTCGTTACTGCTTGGAAAGCGTGCGTAATGAGTTCCTGGAGTTGTCCAAGTTTTGCCACCTCATCAATGCAATTGTCTATTGTCAACTAGCACAAGACGAGAACAATGTTGTCAAGCGCAATAAAAGGCAGGTAACTCCTATCGCAACACCGGCTacattggaaaaggaacgccTTAGTGGCGGCGTTGGAGGTTTGGGAAAAGGTACCAATCCTCTTGATTCTTTCTTTCCATTTGACCCGTATTTGCTGCGGAAATCACATGTTTTCGTGGACCCATTTTATAATCATTGGAACGGTTCAATCACGGAGCGGTTTATGAAAGACGAAGACAGCGTCTTGAATCCCTCGGATGAGCAACATGTGGATGACGACGAATCTGACAACAAAAAGGGTAGCATTGCGGATGGTGTGAGCCATGATGATTTCGATAATGAAATTGTGACGAAATCGTTTCAGCCTATGAGTCTTGGCTCAGAATTCGGGCCAGCAAGCGCTTCGAGTAGATCAACTGTTTCCACTGAAAGCTCATCAAAC GGCTCCGAGCATGGAAAACGGTAG
- a CDS encoding predicted protein, whose amino-acid sequence MANIKNLDKSGGIPDYEDLDLAFDDLLESENDPTIFRKPTPSSIENDGELTGSKQRKDSLPDESSHDYILGTLVVRVVAARDLEPASKHSLGKMIFGGAHHSRNKGSANPYASVRFGSTTQRTSEVFDTVNPIWPRSETMYMDVSHPRIPDHATQQPKSGTVPSIVATTESSTQIYEQPGNPPQKPKASTSLATHSIFEKEQVESMLEMNEAKDLYKPSRPILTVAIFHANEIGTLKKYNPSKGDSDDLFLGMVAIDLTPVLTGKTTIFDQWLPLTGTESTRTTVRIVCEYEASDTAPQSLDWVHFTRFCDPADFYPAHGDRLYKVESCDGDNVTLSWTSSEGWVSSFVVHRNMLVCAARHQGPIEFYQDEIQSIAERLGHSPMVDTVQETLRTLPDEGLVSVSVDIFRGGTSLLNRWLDQGVRTIIDDIKFATNIDGRHNPNFEDSLATDTLDEASDSISQAAFARHSVEKSEVESAMGTNLQPLPNMPACPITGEPMIDPVVAADGHTYERFAIARWLHESDKSPLTGSILPHKSLVPNYMLVSSLQECAVISVEEDLPVGNDDGPLVEVVRDV is encoded by the coding sequence ATGGCGAACATTAAAAATCTGGACAAATCTGGTGGTATTCCAGATTACGAGGACTTAGACCTGGCTTTCGATGATCTTCTGGAATCTGAAAACGATCCTACAATCTTTCGTAAACCGACTCCGAGTTCGATCGAAAACGACGGTGAATTGACTGGGAGCAAGCAGAGAAAAGACAGTCTGCCTGACGAATCATCGCATGATTACATATTGGGAACTCTAGTTGTCCGCGTAGTAGCCGCACGAGACTTAGAGCCTGCTAGCAAGCATAGTTTGGGCAAGATGATTTTTGGAGGAGCGCACCATTCGAGAAACAAGGGATCAGCCAACCCGTATGCATCCGTGCGCTTCGGCAGTACGACTCAGAGAACTTCGGAGGTTTTTGATACCGTGAACCCAATTTGGCCGAGATCGGAAACAATGTACATGGATGTCTCTCATCCTAGAATTCCGGATCACGCTACACAACAGCCAAAATCGGGTACAGTCCCGTCAATTGTCGCGACAACGGAAAGTTCAACGCAGATCTATGAACAGCCCGGTAACCCCCCTCAAAAGCCAAAAGCGTCCACAAGCTTAGCGACGCATAgcatttttgaaaaagaacaagTCGAATCTATGCTAGAAATGAATGAAGCAAAAGATCTTTACAAACCATCTCGGCCTATTTTAACGGTTGCTATCTTCCACGCCAATGAAATAGGTACTTTGAAGAAGTACAACCCATCGAAAGGCGATAGCGATGATCTCTTTTTAGGAATGGTTGCAATTGATTTGACGCCAGTATTGACTGGGAAAACAACTATATTTGACCAGTGGTTGCCTCTAACAGGCACTGAAAGTACCCGTACTACGGTGCGAATTGTCTGTGAGTATGAAGCGAGCGATACCGCGCCCCAGTCACTAGATTGGGTTCATTTTACTAGATTTTGTGATCCCGCCGATTTTTACCCGGCTCATGGTGATCGCTTGTATAAAGTGGAAAGTTGTGACGGTGACAATGTCACATTGTCATGGACGAGTTCGGAAGGTTGGGTGTCATCGTTTGTGGTACATCGCAACATGTTGGTGTGCGCCGCACGGCATCAAGGGCCTATAGAATTTTATCAAGACGAGATTCAGTCAATTGCAGAGAGATTGGGTCACTCTCCGATGGTTGACACTGTTCAAGAGACTCTCCGTACGCTTCCCGACGAAGGATTAGTATCAGTTAGTGTCGACATATTCCGAGGTGGAACGTCGCTCCTTAACCGATGGCTCGATCAAGGTGTTCGTACGATCATTGACGACATCAAATTCGCGACAAATATCGATGGACGACACAATCCTAATTTTGAAGACAGCTTAGCTACCGATACGCTTGATGAAGCCAGCGATTCCATATCCCAGGCAGCATTTGCTAGACACTCGGTGGAAAAGTCCGAAGTCGAGTCTGCTATGGGAACAAACTTACAGCCCCTTCCCAATATGCCAGCGTGTCCCATCACAGGGGAGCCCATGATTGATCCCGTCGTTGCCGCCGATGGCCACACATATGAGCGCTTTGCCATAGCACGCTGGCTTCATGAGAGCGACAAAAGTCCGCTGACGGGCTCAATCTTACCACACAAAAGTCTTGTTCCGAACTACATGCTGGTGTCAAGCCTTCAAGAATGTGCCGTAATTTCTGTCGAGGAGGATCTACCAGTTGGTAACGACGACGGACCACTGGTAGAAGTAGTACGGGATGTGTAG
- a CDS encoding predicted protein, with protein sequence MTKEPKSSGGLKGLLQRTGKFFYTTGVYARDKGSTAFKWGYQVGGQVAFAVATTSMVMLMPLLFEIAREGQMLESERAQVKDYKGRGYSDRQLQELGFSEAALHTPSVASLNKK encoded by the exons ATGACGAAAGAACCAAAATCAAGCGGCGGCTTAAAGGGCTTGCTGCAGAGAACCGGAAAGTTTTTCTACACCACAGGTGTGTACGCTCGTGATAAGGGCTCTACGGCATTCAAATGGGGATATCAAGTTGGAGGCCAGGTTGCCTTTGCCGTGGCGACTACGTCTATGGTAATGCTGATGCCATTACTTTTCGAAATTGCTCGGGAGGGCCAG ATGCTAGAATCAGAACGAGCGCAGGTCAAAGATTACAAGGGCCGTGGGTATTCGGATCGGCAGCTGCAAGAGTTGGGTTTCAGCGAAGCCGCACTACATACGCCGTCCGTCGCTTCTTTGAATAAAAAGTAG
- a CDS encoding predicted protein, translated as MPNSIHLASREDARGDQDERHYFDGPLLDIEDDEYDVEDEPLAEVDNPTTDAGPKPSYMEPSYERASAVSFSRLSQQMEYLYRLKTQNVVHPPDKVSKLKRLLPPALISKISRPTKTSDPPQSLFPILRLLLPERDGSRRIFTKENTLAKAYGRAFGLPPASTDYQKLLYYSDPHIVGSKSTGTGDFSEVLRQVLEKRISLQKNGSGVTVGQVNALLDELAVIGKPPTRSNHDWRNREAELNDFQLKPKNSASKAELQANWVTKLHCLGLTPLEHKWIIRIILERLQITLGSTVILAWYHPLAPSFWSAHNSLKAVCNKLCQPGVFELRHNLAEDGGDDDEAPSTLAPYFKSTHLTHVQLGNPFSPMASERTGFHTVLSDMSSRHRDFTGEERCYRYEAVIRSLAFKFPTFAIETKLDGERLLVHYFRNGTVKLHTRQGNWYSELYSPVLGPALRRAVGKHDLDLILDGEVLAWDNERHETVPFGNNRTIAKMRYSWMRKAGILDERDINLHNGENDVKRINSSNSWNTHNTRCDEVGEECWLQFIAFDVLYINGPHALDFLSKTVSSFALAKKQSGSIVDLECLERKKILYELIDEQDNEVEIVPTVVVRPNGQTSPGHDYFRLSNPTMECGFPARDLDSIARMFHQPKNDLGTIDAQRRHGLSDELMRKARAQAVESHYRKVVEDMRLEGLLFKDLSTPYILDKISRSFGYWRKFKPDYFNGSVASDLDVVIIGAYFASGLRLSGKPSSFLCACTDSCDSEYYFPMCKVNAGSMDRNSFSQLLYETGFRAPCDRPDPNAEESKMEYGRWFREEDHGKALPDFITDRSHQNNSRDGRWRFRKEDYPDIWINPSDSCVLTLNAGDIVSSEAFPSGLTLRFPRIVKVRIGADTKDPTEVESDRSLQKILQQVLKERCESKGEANGICSTKSFTRAKAQQFCRFLTEEEYVQGKNRKNSTGRSKTLLLVPTSQQVMLSESKVLTGLSFHVLDGRYSIDSDDVAVDEATEEGWLEKALSVRSSNDVKHFIARHNGKVLLNPDSSMFVIGGSETDARVITYIQAINRARTSLDRRTKETDRYRRIAGSAGVLRWTFVFSFVQSHLGDADVSTSALMFNPTMLDFLKRAQIEAEELEFMADLSSKSSLRRALGLTSKRKRTGSDSFFLGDWRERVFSCLPTMERCILSCRVQSVGPFKSVKADTPSNVIPSVVCPVTVNDDTIESVLPLARMMGAVVVREPRKDLTHVVCHMIVHDIVKHKRGMSLDLFENREQGTAFKRILDDLQIKHNLSHDILFVTPNWIRAQWPSHAR; from the exons ATGCCCAATAGTATCCACCTTGCCTCTAGGGAAGACGCAAGAGGAGACCAGGATGAGAGACACTATTTCGATGGACCTCTATTGGATATTGAGGATGATGAATACGATGTAGAGGATGAGCCCCTCGCTGAAGTCGATAATCCTACCACGGATGCTGGTCCTAAGCCATCCTACATGGAGCCTTCCTACGAAAGGGCCAGCGCCGTTTCGTTTTCGCGTCTGTCTCAACAAATGGAGTATCTTTATCGACTCAAAACACAAAATGTAGTCCATCCACCAGACAAGGTCTCAAAACTAAAACGACTTTTACCGCCGGCCTTAATTTCAAAAATCTCACGCCCCACCAAGACCAGCGATCCGCCACAATCTCTGTTCCCCATTCTTCGTCTGCTATTACCCGAACGAGATGGTTCACGCCGAATTTTCACCAAAGAAAACACATTGGCAAAGGCTTACGGTCGAGCTTTTGGATTACCTCCAGCTAGTACCGACTACCAGAAATTGTTGTATTACTCCGATCCACATATCGTTGGATCCAAGTCCACTGGAACAGGGGACTTCTCTGAAGTTTTGCggcaagttttggaaaaacgtATATCACTTCAGAAAAATGGATCAGGTGTCACGGTGGGACAGGTGAATGCACTCCTGGATGAGCTGGCGGTAATTGGGAAGCCGCCAACGAGATCTAATCATGACTGGAGAAACCGCGAAGCTGAGCTGAACGACTTCCAATTGAAACCCAAGAATTCGGCGTCCAAAGCAGAACTCCAAGCAAACTGGGTCACTAAGCTGCATTGTCTCGGCTTAACTCCATTAGAGCACAAATGGATTATTCGTATCATCTTGGAGAGGCTACAGATTACGTTGGGCTCGACGGTCATTCTTGCATGGTACCATCCGCTGGCCCCGTCGTTTTGGAGCGCACACAACAGTTTAAAAGCCGTCTGCAACAAGCTTTGTCAACCTGGCGTCTTTGAGTTGCGTCACAACCTCGCTGAAGATGgcggagacgacgatgaagcaCCGTCAACTTTGGCGCCTTATTTCAAAAGCACTCATTTGACACACGTGCAACTAGGTAATCCTTTTTCGCCAATGGCTTCCGAACGAACCGGATTTCATACTGTGTTGTCAGATATGTCATCTCGGCATAGAGATTTTACTGGTGAAGAAAGGTGCTACAGGTATGAGGCAGTGATCAGGAGCTTGGCGTTTAAATTTCCTACGTTTGCAATCGAAACAAAACTAGATGGTGAGCGCCTGCTCGTGCATTATTTCCGAAATGGGACCGTTAAGCTTCATACTCGGCAAGGCAACTGGTACAG TGAATTGTATTCGCCGGTACTTGGGCCAGCTCTCCGTCGAGCAGTGGGAAAGCACGATTTGGATCTCATTTTAGATGGCGAAGTGTTAGCATGGGACAACGAGCGCCACGAAACTGTTCCTTTTGGCAACAACAGAACAATTGCGAAGATGCGGTACAGTTGGATGCGAAAGGCTGGAATACTGGATGAGCGCGATATCAATCTGCACAACGGCGAGAACGACGTCAAGCGGATAAACTCATCGAATTCATGGAATACTCACAACACACGCTGTGACGAAGTAGGCGAGGAATGTTGGCTCCAGTTTATCGCTTTCGATGTCCTTTATATCAATGGTCCTCACGCCCTTGATTTTTTATCGAAGACCGTCTCATCTTTTGCCTTAGCAAAGAAACAAAGTGGGTCTATTGTTGACCTTGAATGCCttgaaaggaaaaagatTCTATATGAATTGATTGACGAGCAAGATAACGAGGTCGAGATAGTGCCGACGGTGGTAGTGCGACCAAACGGGCAAACCTCTCCCGGACATGATTATTTCAGACTCTCCAATCCTACAATGGAATGCGGATTTCCTGCTCGCGATTTGGATTCAATTGCACGAATGTTCCACCAGCCCAAGAATGATCTAGGCACAATCGATGCTCAGAGAAGACACGGATTGAGTGACGAACTAATGCGCAAGGCTCGAGCTCAGGCTGTAGAAAGCCACTATCGAAAAGTCGTTGAGGACATGAGGCTAGAAGGCCTCCTTTTCAAGGACTTGTCCACTCCATACATTCTCGACAAAATTTCTCGAAGTTTTGGATACTGGCGCAAGTTCAAACCCGATTATTTCAATGGATCCGTTGCAAGCGATCTCGATGTTGTAATTATCGGCGCATACTTTGCCTCCGGACTTCGCCTCTCCGGCAAACCATCGAGCTTCCTTTGTGCATGTACAGATTCTTGTGATTCTGAATACTATTTTCCCATGTGCAAAGTCAACGCCGGTTCTATGGATAGAAACTCGTTTTCTCAACTTTTGTACGAAACTGGCTTCCGCGCGCCATGCGATCGACCTGATCCAAATGCGGAGGAGAGCAAGATGGAATATGGACGTTGGTTTCGTGAGGAGGACCATGGAAAAGCGCTTCCTGATTTCATTACCGATCGGTCTCATCAGAACAATAGCCGGGACGGTAGATGGCGGTTTAGAAAAGAAGACTACCCAGACATATGGATCAACCCATCTGACTCATGTGTTCTTACTTTGAACGCGGGAGACATAGTGAGCAGCGAGGCGTTTCCATCCGGTCTTACCCTACGCTTTCCAAGAATTGTTAAGGTACGCATAGGTGCGGATACGAAGGATCCCACAGAAGTCGAAAGCGATCGGAGTCTTCAAAAAATTTTGCAAcaagttttgaaagaaaGATGTGAAAGTAAAGGTGAAGCGAATGGAATCTGCTCAACGAAATCGTTCACCAGAGCCAAAGCGCAGCAGTTCTGCCGTTTTCTTACCGAGGAGGAGTATGTCCAGGGAAAGAATAGAAAAAATTCTACCGGCCGATCGAAGACGCTTCTCCTAGTGCCCACAAGTCAACAGGTGATGCTTTCAGAAAGCAAGGTCCTCACTGGGTTGTCGTTCCATGTACTGGATGGAAGGTACTCAATAGATTCGGACGACGTCGCAGTCGATGAAGCAACAGAAGAGGGCTGGCTAGAAAAAGCCTTGTCAGTCAGAAGCAGCAATGACGTCAAACACTTTATAGCAAGACACAACGGAAAAGTCTTGCTGAATCCAGATTCAAGCATGTTTGTGATAGGAGGCAGTGAAACTGATGCGCGCGTTATCACATACATCCAAGCTATTAATCGGGCGAGAACGTCTCTAGACAGGCGGACGAAAGAAACTGACAGATATCGTCGAATTGCTGGGTCCGCCGGTGTACTGCGGTGGACgttcgttttttctttcgtccAAAGTCATTTAGGAGACGCGGATGTATCAACAAGTGCTTTAATGTTCAACCCTACAATGCTCGACTTTCTTAAAAGAGCGCAAATTGAAGCAGAGGAACTGGAATTTATGGCTGatttgtcttccaaaagctctcTTCGTAGGGCTTTAGGTTTGACGTCGAAAAGAAAACGAACGGGATCCGACAGTTTTTTCTTAGGTGATTGGAGAGAGAGGGTATTTTCCTGCCTTCCTACGATGGAACGTTGTATTCTATCTTGCCGCGTCCAATCAGTCGGCCCCTTTAAATCAGTGAAGGCTGACACTCCATCTAACGTCATACCAAGCGTTGTCTGTCCTGTCACTGTTAATGACGACACGATTGAGTCTGTACTTCCGCTCGCTCGAATGATGGGGGCTGTTGTGGTGCGAGAGCCACGAAAAGATCTGACCCATGTTGTCTGTCATATGATTGTTCATGACATAGTTAAACACAAAAGAGGCATGTCACTAGATCTTTTCGAAAACCGAGAACAAGGTACAGCTTTCAAGAGAATCCTAGATGATCTTCAAATCAAGCACAACTTAAGCCATGATATTCTCTTCGTAACGCCAAATTGGATCCGCGCTCAGTGGCCAAGTCACGCACGTTGA